One window from the genome of Nicotiana sylvestris chromosome 9, ASM39365v2, whole genome shotgun sequence encodes:
- the LOC104227780 gene encoding uncharacterized protein — MAEDSELWDVIYDRPFLPTKNLSDPTVAIPKMRKEFNDADRNKEIWEAVQTAHEGTTQVKQSKIDMLTTKYELFKMKDDESIQDMHTRFTSIINELHSLGKSISRNKLVRNILSVLPSSWESKVNVITEAKDLQTLIMDELVET; from the exons ATGGCCGAAGACTCTGAGTTATGGGATGTAATATATGACAGACCTTTTCTCCCGACAAAGAACCTTAGTGATCCAACTGTAGCCATCCCCAAGATGAGGAAAGAATTCAATGACGCTGATAGAAA TAAAGAGATCTGGGAGGCTGTTCAGACAGCTCATGAGGGAACAACTCAGGTGAAGCAATCCAAGATTGATATGCTCACAACAAAATATGAGCTCttcaaaatgaaagatgatgaatcCATCCAAGATATGCATACTCGATTCACCTCCATCATCAATGAGCTTCACTCTCTTGGTAAAAGTATTTCAAGAAACAAGCTTGTCAGAAACATCCTTAGTGTACTTCCCAGTTCTTGGGAAAGTAAAGTTAACGTCATTACAGAGGCTAAGGACTTGCAGACACTGATCATGGATGaacttgttgaaacttga